One window from the genome of Alkalihalobacillus sp. LMS6 encodes:
- the pgeF gene encoding peptidoglycan editing factor PgeF, translating to MKANWQLLTERVEYETNFNSLDQGLFAGFTTRHGGVSNSPYDSLNMGFHVEDSADAVVHNRERVAHDIGFALDAWIGSEQVHHATIAEVTEHDRGKGARQLDTAVQGTDGLYTSDPNVLLTSLYADCVPLYFFSKKSKMIGLCHAGWKGTVAEIGPKLVKIWVQEHAVDPHDIYVLIGPSISKQAYEVDHHVMEQVKTLLPGDNMNIFTPTQNQRYLLDLPALNRLLLERAGILPEHLIESDRCTYGEERYFSHRQAEGKTGRMMSMIGLKKVKET from the coding sequence ATGAAAGCAAACTGGCAGTTACTCACAGAACGAGTAGAGTATGAAACCAATTTTAATTCTTTAGACCAAGGGTTGTTCGCCGGTTTTACAACACGTCATGGCGGTGTGAGCAACTCACCCTATGATTCGTTGAACATGGGCTTTCATGTTGAAGATTCTGCTGATGCGGTTGTACATAATCGTGAGCGCGTTGCTCACGATATCGGTTTTGCTCTTGATGCTTGGATCGGTTCTGAACAAGTTCACCATGCAACGATAGCGGAAGTGACGGAACACGATCGAGGAAAAGGGGCGCGCCAGCTTGATACAGCTGTTCAGGGAACAGATGGGCTTTATACAAGCGATCCAAATGTTCTGTTGACAAGCTTGTATGCAGATTGTGTCCCGCTTTATTTTTTCTCGAAAAAGAGCAAAATGATTGGCCTTTGTCATGCAGGTTGGAAAGGGACAGTGGCGGAAATTGGGCCTAAGCTAGTGAAAATTTGGGTTCAAGAGCACGCTGTTGATCCTCATGATATCTACGTTCTAATCGGTCCTAGTATTTCCAAACAAGCGTATGAAGTCGATCACCATGTCATGGAACAGGTAAAAACGCTCTTACCTGGAGACAACATGAACATCTTTACGCCCACTCAGAATCAGCGCTATTTACTTGACTTACCTGCTTTAAATCGATTGTTATTAGAGCGTGCGGGTATTCTCCCTGAGCACTTGATTGAATCTGATCGATGTACCTATGGGGAGGAGCGTTATTTCTCTCATCGACAAGCAGAGGGTAAAACAGGTAGAATGATGAGTATGATAGGCTTAAAGAAGGTGAAAGAAACATGA
- a CDS encoding YlmC/YmxH family sporulation protein, translated as MIKISELSSKDIVNMENGKRLGHLNDLDINLNTGRIEAIIISSQGKMMNLLGSRDSNETIIPWKNILKIGSDVILVELPERYKQKQMITELEQEPERKEPQR; from the coding sequence ATGATTAAAATATCTGAACTCTCGTCGAAAGACATTGTGAATATGGAGAATGGGAAGCGTCTAGGTCATTTAAATGATTTAGATATTAACTTGAATACAGGTAGAATTGAAGCGATTATTATTTCAAGCCAGGGAAAGATGATGAATTTATTAGGAAGCAGAGATTCAAATGAAACCATCATTCCTTGGAAGAATATACTGAAAATTGGTTCTGACGTCATTTTAGTAGAGCTACCTGAACGTTACAAGCAAAAGCAAATGATTACGGAATTGGAGCAAGAGCCAGAAAGAAAAGAACCGCAACGGTAA
- the sigG gene encoding RNA polymerase sporulation sigma factor SigG, with product MTRNKVEICGVDTSKLPVLKNAEMRELFSQLQSGYEPARDTLINGNLRLVLSVIQRFNNRGENVDDLFQVGCIGLMKSIDNFDLGQNVKFSTYAVPMIIGEIRRYLRDNNPIRVSRSLRDIAYKALQVRDQMMAEKKRENEPTVQEIAAVLDVPKEDIVFALDAIQDPVSLFEPIYNDGGDPIFVMDQISDERNKDVNWVEEIALKEAMIRLNDREKVILNMRFFQGKTQMEVADEIGISQAQVSRLEKGAIQQMNKHIES from the coding sequence TTGACTCGTAATAAAGTAGAAATCTGTGGCGTTGATACATCAAAGCTACCCGTTTTAAAAAATGCTGAGATGCGGGAACTTTTCTCGCAGCTACAGTCAGGGTATGAGCCGGCAAGGGATACATTAATTAATGGCAATCTTCGGTTAGTCCTTAGCGTTATTCAGCGTTTTAATAATCGTGGTGAGAATGTCGATGACTTATTCCAAGTCGGATGCATTGGGTTAATGAAATCCATTGATAATTTTGATTTAGGTCAAAATGTAAAGTTTTCAACTTATGCGGTTCCGATGATTATTGGAGAAATTCGACGATACTTAAGAGATAATAATCCGATTCGCGTATCTCGATCATTACGAGATATTGCGTATAAAGCGTTACAAGTTCGGGATCAGATGATGGCAGAAAAGAAAAGAGAAAATGAACCAACAGTTCAAGAAATCGCGGCGGTATTAGATGTACCAAAAGAGGATATCGTGTTTGCACTGGATGCAATACAAGATCCAGTTTCTTTATTTGAGCCGATTTACAATGATGGTGGAGACCCAATCTTTGTAATGGATCAAATTAGCGATGAACGAAATAAAGATGTAAATTGGGTAGAAGAGATCGCTTTAAAAGAGGCAATGATTCGATTGAATGATCGTGAAAAAGTCATTTTAAATATGCGTTTTTTCCAAGGGAAAACACAAATGGAAGTAGCTGACGAAATAGGGATCTCCCAAGCACAAGTGTCACGTCTAGAAAAAGGTGCCATTCAACAAATGAATAAGCATATCGAATCGTAA
- the sigE gene encoding RNA polymerase sporulation sigma factor SigE: MIKMKWKLLIVRLLKKFGMKEDEIYYIGGSEALPPPLSKEEEAELLQKLPNGDEAVRSVLIERNLRLVVYIARKFENTGINIEDLISIGTIGLIKAVNTFNPEKKIKLATYASRCIENEILMYLRRNNKTRSEVSFDEPLNIDWDGNELLLSDVLGTEEDIITKGIEERVDRRLLVKALHTLSAREKQIMELRFGLTGTEEKTQKDVADMLGISQSYISRLEKRIIKRLQKEFNKMV; this comes from the coding sequence ATGATAAAAATGAAATGGAAGTTACTTATAGTTCGTCTACTGAAAAAGTTTGGGATGAAAGAAGATGAAATTTACTACATTGGGGGGAGTGAGGCATTACCTCCGCCATTGTCAAAAGAAGAAGAAGCTGAACTACTTCAAAAACTACCAAATGGAGATGAAGCAGTACGGTCTGTCTTAATTGAGCGTAACCTTCGACTCGTTGTTTATATTGCAAGGAAGTTTGAAAACACCGGCATCAACATTGAAGATTTAATTAGCATTGGTACGATTGGACTCATTAAAGCCGTGAATACCTTTAATCCAGAGAAAAAAATTAAACTAGCGACGTATGCTTCACGTTGTATTGAAAATGAGATTTTGATGTATTTGCGTCGTAACAATAAAACTCGCTCAGAAGTGTCGTTTGATGAGCCGTTAAATATTGATTGGGATGGGAATGAATTACTTTTATCAGATGTGCTCGGAACAGAAGAAGACATTATTACAAAAGGAATTGAAGAGCGAGTGGACCGTCGGCTTCTCGTAAAAGCGCTGCATACCTTGTCTGCCCGTGAAAAACAAATTATGGAGCTACGCTTTGGGTTAACAGGTACAGAAGAAAAGACACAAAAAGACGTTGCGGATATGCTAGGAATTTCACAATCGTATATCTCTCGATTAGAAAAACGAATTATTAAAAGGCTACAAAAAGAATTTAACAAAATGGTTTAA
- the spoIIGA gene encoding sigma-E processing peptidase SpoIIGA: MTVYLDLIWLLNLGIDFLLIIGTALLLKRKKNYVRMGAAAFFASLVVFFMFTPYVSIFMNPIVKFIYSCFIVFIAFGYIRFTFFLQNLAGFFFLTFVTGGGLFAMHYFFQTDVDLMAHLPGHGLGGSTISWAFVLIGFPLVFWFSKQQVDTFKIKKVHASEMATVKIEIEDFTFETRGLVDTGNQLKDPLTRAPVMIIEAHLLHPLLGKQQTDDMLNMETKENHPFMHRIRLVPYKAVGQKQPYLTAFKPDQVTIYYGDEQFVTKRVLLGLYGEALSAEGQYQTIIHPQLVISQVS; the protein is encoded by the coding sequence ATGACCGTTTATCTAGACTTAATTTGGTTACTGAATCTAGGAATTGATTTTCTTTTAATCATAGGAACGGCTCTCTTGTTAAAACGAAAAAAAAACTATGTGCGTATGGGGGCTGCTGCTTTTTTCGCTTCTCTCGTTGTGTTTTTTATGTTTACGCCTTACGTTTCCATCTTTATGAACCCAATTGTTAAGTTTATTTATTCTTGTTTTATTGTATTCATTGCTTTCGGATACATACGTTTTACTTTTTTTCTGCAAAATCTAGCCGGTTTTTTTTTCCTTACTTTTGTTACTGGCGGCGGGCTTTTTGCGATGCATTATTTTTTTCAAACTGATGTTGATCTAATGGCTCACTTACCAGGACATGGACTGGGTGGTAGTACAATAAGCTGGGCGTTTGTGCTTATTGGGTTTCCCCTTGTTTTTTGGTTTAGTAAACAACAAGTTGATACCTTCAAGATAAAAAAAGTACATGCAAGTGAAATGGCAACAGTGAAAATTGAAATTGAAGACTTTACATTTGAAACAAGGGGGCTTGTCGATACTGGAAATCAATTAAAAGATCCACTCACTCGAGCGCCAGTGATGATTATTGAAGCACATCTACTTCATCCGTTACTTGGAAAACAACAGACCGATGACATGCTCAATATGGAAACGAAAGAAAATCATCCGTTTATGCATCGAATTCGCCTCGTGCCGTATAAGGCGGTAGGGCAAAAACAACCGTATTTAACTGCATTTAAACCTGATCAAGTGACCATTTATTATGGCGATGAACAGTTTGTGACAAAGCGTGTGTTGTTAGGGCTGTATGGAGAAGCGTTATCGGCTGAGGGGCAGTATCAAACGATTATCCACCCTCAGCTAGTTATTTCACAAGTGAGCTAA
- the ftsZ gene encoding cell division protein FtsZ, protein MFDFEMDMEQLAQIKVIGCGGGGSNAVNRMIENGLQGVEFIAVNTDAQALHLSKAEKKLQLGGKLTRGLGAGANPDIGKKAAEESREQLEEVLGGADMVFITAGMGGGTGTGAAPVIAEVAKEIGALTVGVVTKPFTFEGRKRQNQALSGIVALKEKVDTLIVIPNDRLLEIVDKNTPMLEAFREADNVLRQGVQGISDLIATPGLINLDFADVKTVMSEKGSALMGIGIATGENRAAEAAKKAISSPLLETSVDGAQGVLMNITGGTNLSLYEVHEAAEIVSEACDEEVNMIFGSVINENLKDEIVVTVIATGFEEAERKPQPRPSTQKPAQSKQVESKSSEKQKPSNDEQSDTLDIPTFLRNRRNR, encoded by the coding sequence ATGTTTGATTTTGAAATGGACATGGAACAATTAGCACAAATTAAAGTCATCGGCTGCGGTGGCGGCGGTTCTAATGCTGTAAACCGTATGATTGAAAATGGATTACAAGGTGTGGAATTTATTGCCGTTAATACAGATGCACAAGCGCTGCATCTTTCAAAAGCTGAAAAGAAATTACAGCTTGGAGGCAAATTAACAAGAGGTCTAGGTGCTGGAGCCAATCCAGATATCGGCAAAAAAGCTGCTGAAGAAAGCCGTGAGCAGCTAGAAGAAGTGCTAGGTGGAGCGGACATGGTCTTTATTACCGCTGGAATGGGCGGTGGTACTGGAACGGGTGCTGCACCTGTAATCGCTGAAGTCGCAAAAGAAATTGGTGCCTTAACAGTAGGGGTTGTTACAAAGCCATTTACATTTGAAGGTCGGAAGCGTCAAAACCAAGCGCTTTCAGGAATCGTTGCGCTTAAAGAAAAAGTCGACACGTTGATTGTCATTCCAAATGACAGATTGTTAGAGATTGTTGATAAAAATACACCGATGCTTGAAGCGTTCCGTGAAGCGGATAATGTTCTTCGCCAAGGTGTACAAGGGATTTCAGATTTAATTGCTACACCTGGTTTAATCAACCTTGATTTCGCTGACGTAAAAACGGTCATGAGTGAAAAGGGATCTGCGCTTATGGGCATTGGGATTGCTACTGGTGAAAACCGCGCGGCTGAAGCGGCGAAAAAAGCGATTTCTAGTCCGTTACTTGAAACGTCAGTGGACGGCGCGCAAGGCGTGTTAATGAACATCACTGGTGGAACAAACCTTAGTCTTTATGAAGTGCACGAAGCAGCGGAAATTGTTTCTGAAGCATGTGATGAAGAAGTAAATATGATTTTTGGTTCTGTTATTAACGAAAACTTGAAAGATGAGATTGTTGTGACGGTCATTGCCACAGGTTTTGAAGAAGCGGAAAGAAAACCTCAACCGCGTCCATCTACACAAAAACCAGCGCAATCTAAGCAAGTCGAATCAAAATCATCAGAAAAGCAAAAGCCAAGCAACGACGAACAATCGGATACACTCGATATTCCAACGTTCTTACGAAATCGTAGAAATCGTTAA
- the ftsA gene encoding cell division protein FtsA produces MVSNETYVSLDIGTSSVKVVVSEIAGGSINILGVGSVPSEGIKKGAVVDIDETVKSIKRAVDQAERMVGIQIEHVVVGVNGSHIELTPCHGVVAVSSSDREIEVEDVRRVIDAAQVMSIPPEREVIDVIPKQFIVDGLDEITDPRGMIGVRLEMEGTLITGSKTVLHNLLRCVERAGLSIAEISINSLATGSVAVSKDEKSLGVCVLEIGGGSTTVSVFEQGSLVALSVLPIGGDHITNDLAVGLKLTTEEAERVKCKHGHAFVPEASTEEQITIQKIGSNERHTITQQELASIIEPRVEEIIELCARELVRLGFKQFPSGFVLTGGAVMMPGVLELTKDMLEGNVRVAIPNYIGVREPRYTVSIGLIHFAHKNGRVQGKEIAAAFSSAEQVPEEAKAAPVAKRSKRKETETVQDEKKESKMKSWFKTFFD; encoded by the coding sequence TTGGTGAGTAATGAAACATATGTAAGTTTAGATATTGGAACATCTTCAGTAAAAGTCGTTGTGTCAGAGATTGCTGGAGGTTCAATAAACATTTTAGGTGTCGGCAGTGTTCCTTCTGAAGGAATTAAAAAAGGAGCCGTCGTCGATATAGATGAGACGGTAAAATCAATTAAACGAGCGGTCGATCAAGCCGAGCGCATGGTCGGCATTCAAATTGAGCATGTTGTTGTCGGCGTGAATGGAAGTCACATTGAATTAACGCCTTGTCACGGTGTAGTAGCAGTTTCTAGTTCAGATCGAGAAATTGAAGTAGAAGATGTACGTCGTGTAATCGATGCTGCGCAAGTGATGTCGATCCCGCCTGAGCGAGAAGTGATTGATGTGATTCCAAAACAATTTATTGTTGACGGTTTAGATGAAATTACAGATCCTCGCGGAATGATTGGCGTTCGTTTAGAAATGGAAGGAACGTTAATTACTGGGTCAAAGACGGTCTTACATAATTTATTGCGATGTGTAGAGCGTGCAGGGTTGTCAATTGCTGAAATCAGCATTAATTCACTAGCTACGGGTTCAGTCGCTGTGTCAAAAGACGAGAAAAGTTTAGGTGTATGTGTACTCGAAATTGGTGGAGGTTCAACAACTGTTTCCGTTTTTGAACAAGGTTCGCTCGTTGCGCTGTCGGTGTTACCAATCGGTGGCGATCATATTACAAATGACTTAGCTGTTGGGTTAAAGTTGACAACGGAAGAGGCTGAGCGAGTAAAATGTAAACATGGACATGCTTTTGTTCCAGAGGCATCAACAGAAGAACAAATTACTATCCAGAAAATCGGCTCGAACGAAAGACATACCATTACGCAACAAGAATTAGCAAGTATTATTGAACCGAGAGTTGAAGAGATCATTGAGCTATGTGCACGGGAATTGGTACGATTAGGCTTTAAACAGTTCCCAAGTGGGTTTGTACTAACAGGTGGAGCTGTTATGATGCCTGGTGTACTAGAGTTAACGAAAGACATGCTCGAAGGTAATGTTCGAGTTGCCATTCCGAATTATATCGGTGTACGCGAGCCACGCTACACGGTAAGCATCGGATTGATTCACTTTGCACACAAAAATGGCCGTGTACAAGGAAAAGAAATTGCAGCTGCTTTTTCGTCAGCTGAGCAGGTTCCTGAAGAGGCGAAAGCCGCACCTGTTGCCAAGCGAAGTAAGCGAAAAGAAACCGAAACGGTGCAAGATGAGAAAAAAGAATCCAAGATGAAATCTTGGTTTAAGACATTTTTTGATTAA
- a CDS encoding cell division protein FtsQ/DivIB — protein MSRDEKVVSVNERIPTLQEKRRRKANKRLLSIVIVFFFLIMVLVYFQSPLSEVKAIHVEGNQLLTEEEIRQASGLSEGMNIWNIDKDQRINQVAQLKEIESVEIHRTLPSSVQIRVEEYPRVGYVYSDEGYLPLLQNGQTLDTVHESQLVGDAPILVDFEDEETRAIIGDQLMNTAPEIVGRISEIIYTPTEEAPEELTLYMTDGIEVRTDLSSFAEYMQPYPQVHAQVDSSRSGVLYMKMSPYFRENETAEE, from the coding sequence GTGAGTAGAGATGAAAAAGTGGTATCTGTAAACGAAAGAATTCCCACTTTACAAGAAAAACGACGTCGTAAAGCGAACAAACGCTTATTGAGTATTGTGATTGTGTTTTTCTTTTTAATTATGGTGCTCGTTTATTTTCAAAGTCCGCTTAGTGAAGTGAAAGCGATTCATGTAGAAGGAAATCAATTGCTTACGGAAGAGGAAATTCGTCAAGCGAGTGGACTAAGTGAAGGTATGAATATATGGAACATTGATAAGGACCAACGCATTAATCAAGTCGCTCAATTAAAAGAAATTGAATCTGTAGAGATTCATCGTACCCTTCCTTCGTCGGTCCAAATTCGAGTGGAAGAGTATCCTCGTGTTGGGTATGTGTATAGCGATGAAGGTTATTTACCCCTTCTGCAAAATGGACAAACGCTTGATACCGTACACGAAAGTCAGTTGGTTGGCGATGCGCCCATTTTAGTTGATTTTGAAGACGAAGAAACCCGTGCAATAATCGGTGATCAATTAATGAATACGGCTCCGGAAATTGTTGGACGAATATCAGAAATTATCTATACGCCAACAGAAGAAGCACCGGAAGAGTTAACTTTGTATATGACGGATGGGATTGAAGTTCGGACAGATTTATCATCATTTGCAGAATACATGCAACCGTATCCGCAAGTTCATGCACAAGTAGATTCATCTCGATCGGGTGTGCTTTATATGAAAATGAGTCCATATTTTAGAGAGAACGAAACGGCTGAAGAGTAG
- the spoVE gene encoding stage V sporulation protein E, with protein MNKERQAPDYILIVATIALLAIGLIMVYSASEAWATYRFDDSLFFAKRQFFFGSVGVLLMFFISRVDYWTWRTYSKVLLIICFVLLVLVLIPGVGLVRGGARSWLGIGAFSIQPSEFMKIAMIIFLANFLAVNQKRIVLFRKGLLPALGFVMVAFAMIMLQPDLGTGTVMVGTCVAMIFIAGARVKHFMGLFLIGVAGFVVLIISAPYRIKRITSFLDPWADPMESGFQIIQSLLAIGPGGLLGMGLGESRQKYFYLPEPQTDFIFAILAEELGFMGGVFVLLLFAVIFWRGVRIALGAPDLFGSFLAAGIVTMIVIQVMINIGVVTGLMPVTGITLPLLSYGGSSLTLMLMSIGILINISRHNR; from the coding sequence ATGAACAAAGAAAGACAGGCGCCCGACTATATCTTAATTGTTGCAACCATCGCATTGCTCGCAATTGGATTAATTATGGTATACAGCGCAAGTGAAGCGTGGGCAACCTACCGCTTTGATGATTCATTGTTTTTTGCAAAGAGACAATTTTTCTTTGGAAGTGTAGGGGTCCTGTTAATGTTCTTCATATCAAGAGTTGATTATTGGACTTGGCGCACCTATTCAAAAGTATTGTTAATCATTTGCTTTGTGTTGCTCGTCCTTGTTTTAATTCCAGGAGTTGGATTAGTGCGTGGAGGTGCAAGAAGTTGGTTAGGAATTGGTGCATTCTCCATCCAGCCGTCAGAATTTATGAAGATCGCAATGATTATTTTCTTGGCCAATTTTTTAGCTGTTAACCAAAAGCGAATTGTTTTATTTCGAAAAGGGCTATTGCCAGCATTAGGTTTTGTTATGGTTGCCTTTGCGATGATTATGTTGCAACCAGACTTAGGGACAGGCACGGTCATGGTAGGAACATGTGTGGCGATGATATTTATCGCTGGCGCTCGTGTGAAGCATTTTATGGGCTTGTTTTTAATTGGCGTAGCAGGGTTTGTTGTGTTAATCATTAGTGCGCCTTATCGAATAAAACGAATTACTTCCTTTCTTGATCCGTGGGCAGACCCAATGGAAAGTGGTTTTCAGATCATCCAATCTCTTTTGGCTATTGGTCCTGGTGGATTGTTAGGAATGGGGCTAGGAGAAAGTCGACAAAAGTATTTTTATTTACCCGAACCACAGACCGATTTTATTTTTGCGATTTTAGCAGAAGAATTAGGTTTTATGGGTGGTGTGTTCGTTTTACTTTTATTTGCCGTTATTTTCTGGCGTGGAGTCCGAATTGCGCTAGGCGCCCCAGATTTATTTGGTAGTTTTCTAGCGGCAGGTATCGTCACCATGATCGTCATTCAAGTGATGATTAATATTGGGGTGGTTACAGGGTTGATGCCTGTAACCGGGATCACGCTTCCGCTTTTAAGTTATGGTGGTTCATCCTTAACGTTAATGCTAATGTCTATCGGGATTTTAATTAATATTAGCAGGCATAATCGGTAA
- the murD gene encoding UDP-N-acetylmuramoyl-L-alanine--D-glutamate ligase — MKPFSALTNKPVLVVGLAKSGMAAALALHKLGAIVTVNDGKPREESKEVESLEEKGITVVSGGHPLHLLDETSLIIKNPGIPYSNLLISEAVQRDIPVWTEVELAYHLSEAEIVAITGSNGKTTTTTLVHAMLMDSEKTPLIAGNIGTVATGVALEATADDVIVLELSSFQLMGIDQFKPKVAVWLNLFDAHLDYHGTKELYIEAKAKVYQNMTESDYLVYSADDAIVSSYVQDASTTLVPFSTTSTQPTGAYVKDGAIYFKEEMICALNEIVLPGAHNLENMLAAVAAAKLAGAKTTQIQNVLTTFTGVKHRLQYVGNVQGRKVYNDSKATNVLATQAALTSFSKPVVLLAGGLDRGNDFDDLAPSLSHVKTMIVFGETKDKLASLATRLGIDVVQAVDVRDAVREAFIHSAKEDVILLSPACASWDQYATFEERGDAFLAAVSQVKELQG; from the coding sequence ATGAAGCCCTTTTCAGCTTTAACGAACAAACCAGTTCTTGTTGTGGGTCTTGCAAAAAGCGGGATGGCAGCTGCACTGGCACTTCATAAACTTGGTGCGATAGTCACTGTGAATGATGGAAAGCCTCGTGAGGAAAGCAAAGAAGTTGAAAGCTTGGAAGAGAAAGGAATAACGGTTGTAAGTGGGGGTCATCCACTGCATTTATTAGACGAAACAAGCCTCATCATCAAAAACCCCGGAATTCCATACTCGAACTTGCTTATTTCGGAAGCCGTCCAGCGCGACATTCCAGTTTGGACAGAAGTGGAGCTTGCTTATCATTTGTCTGAAGCCGAGATCGTTGCGATTACAGGCTCAAATGGAAAGACGACAACGACCACACTCGTGCACGCGATGCTAATGGACTCAGAAAAGACCCCTTTAATTGCTGGGAACATTGGTACAGTGGCAACGGGGGTTGCGTTAGAAGCAACGGCAGACGACGTTATCGTCCTAGAGCTATCTAGTTTTCAACTTATGGGCATTGATCAATTCAAACCTAAAGTTGCAGTTTGGCTCAATTTATTTGATGCGCATTTGGACTATCACGGGACAAAAGAGCTATACATAGAAGCAAAGGCTAAAGTGTATCAGAACATGACAGAATCGGATTATCTCGTCTATTCAGCGGATGATGCCATTGTGTCAAGTTACGTTCAGGATGCTTCTACAACACTCGTCCCTTTTTCAACAACATCCACCCAACCAACAGGTGCCTATGTGAAAGACGGGGCCATCTATTTCAAGGAAGAAATGATTTGTGCGCTAAACGAAATTGTATTACCAGGAGCGCATAACTTAGAGAATATGCTTGCTGCTGTAGCCGCTGCTAAATTAGCAGGTGCGAAAACGACACAAATTCAAAACGTCCTGACTACTTTTACAGGTGTGAAACATCGTCTACAATACGTAGGAAATGTTCAGGGGCGTAAGGTATATAATGATTCAAAAGCAACAAATGTATTGGCTACACAAGCTGCACTTACATCGTTCTCAAAGCCTGTTGTCTTATTAGCAGGCGGGCTTGATCGTGGCAATGATTTTGACGACTTAGCACCGAGCTTGTCTCACGTTAAAACAATGATTGTATTTGGTGAAACAAAAGACAAGCTCGCGTCCCTTGCTACCCGTCTAGGCATTGATGTTGTACAGGCTGTTGATGTTCGTGACGCTGTAAGAGAAGCGTTTATTCATTCAGCAAAGGAAGACGTCATCTTGCTTTCGCCAGCGTGTGCAAGCTGGGATCAATATGCAACGTTTGAAGAACGTGGGGACGCCTTTTTGGCGGCTGTGTCACAAGTGAAAGAGTTACAGGGATAG
- the mraY gene encoding phospho-N-acetylmuramoyl-pentapeptide-transferase, whose protein sequence is MEEWTLLIVLSVSFLFAVILSPIFIPFLRRLKFGQSIREEGPKSHQKKSGTPTMGGIVIVLSILVTSLLIGFVFFEFTPELLLLMLVTIGYGLVGFFDDYLKVARKHNLGLTSKQKLVGQLIIAGLFYVGLLYIDLDTMISIPGTEIGIDLGWFYAVLVVVMLLAGSNAVNLTDGLDGLLAGTGAIAFGAFAILAWSAGFIDAALFSTAITGAVLGFLVFNAHPAKVFMGDTGSLALGGAIAGIAILTKMELMLIIIGGVFVIETLSVIIQVISYKTTGKRVFKMSPLHHHYELVGWSEWRVVVTFWLLGMVFAIMGIYIGVWLT, encoded by the coding sequence ATGGAAGAATGGACGTTACTGATCGTCCTCTCGGTGTCCTTTTTATTTGCGGTCATACTCTCGCCGATTTTTATTCCTTTCCTTAGAAGGTTAAAGTTCGGACAGAGTATTCGTGAGGAAGGACCGAAATCACATCAAAAGAAAAGTGGTACACCGACAATGGGTGGTATTGTCATTGTCTTGTCCATTCTTGTAACCTCATTATTAATTGGCTTTGTCTTTTTTGAGTTTACACCTGAATTACTATTGTTGATGCTCGTAACAATTGGCTACGGGCTCGTTGGCTTTTTTGACGATTATTTAAAAGTCGCGCGTAAACATAACCTAGGGTTAACGTCTAAGCAAAAACTAGTCGGTCAGCTCATTATTGCAGGACTGTTTTACGTTGGACTGCTCTATATTGATTTAGACACGATGATCTCTATTCCAGGAACAGAGATTGGCATTGACCTAGGATGGTTTTATGCAGTTCTCGTTGTTGTCATGCTGCTAGCAGGAAGTAACGCTGTGAACTTAACAGATGGTCTTGACGGTCTTTTAGCAGGGACAGGTGCCATTGCGTTTGGCGCGTTTGCGATCTTAGCGTGGAGCGCTGGATTTATTGATGCAGCACTTTTTTCAACTGCGATTACTGGTGCGGTACTCGGGTTTCTTGTATTTAATGCCCATCCCGCAAAAGTTTTTATGGGTGATACCGGCTCCTTAGCATTAGGCGGGGCGATAGCGGGTATTGCAATTTTAACTAAAATGGAATTAATGCTGATCATTATCGGTGGCGTCTTTGTGATTGAAACCCTATCCGTTATTATTCAAGTCATTTCGTATAAGACAACAGGTAAACGTGTATTTAAAATGAGCCCTTTACACCATCATTATGAGTTAGTTGGTTGGTCTGAATGGCGAGTGGTTGTGACGTTTTGGTTACTAGGAATGGTGTTCGCCATTATGGGGATTTATATTGGAGTGTGGTTAACATGA